A region of Massilia sp. WG5 DNA encodes the following proteins:
- a CDS encoding CopK family periplasmic copper-binding protein, protein MKKLLVASMLFAASAASFASAQDEKLVPLKSGETLHVYADGKMAMEDKYGHPTGMKPGQIMETKDGQKMIMRGNETARLDMQLQIDNGGRR, encoded by the coding sequence ATGAAAAAACTGTTAGTTGCTTCTATGCTGTTTGCTGCCTCGGCTGCCTCGTTCGCGTCAGCACAGGACGAAAAACTGGTTCCACTCAAGAGTGGAGAGACTCTTCACGTCTATGCAGACGGAAAGATGGCAATGGAGGACAAGTACGGCCACCCTACAGGCATGAAACCAGGTCAGATCATGGAAACCAAGGATGGCCAGAAAATGATCATGCGCGGTAACGAAACGGCTCGTCTCGACATGCAGCTGCAAATAGATAACGGTGGACGGC
- a CDS encoding MerR family transcriptional regulator, which translates to MNIGEAAKHSGVSAKMIRYYEGIGLVQRGQRSESGYRIYCESDLRILRFLRRARNVGFSIEEIRELLSPLANPAQRTAEARVLVQACIGELDRRIEQAVAMRDALNHLARTCDGKHKH; encoded by the coding sequence ATGAATATTGGTGAGGCGGCCAAACACTCGGGTGTGTCGGCCAAAATGATTCGCTACTACGAAGGCATCGGGCTTGTCCAGCGCGGCCAACGGTCGGAGTCCGGCTACCGGATCTATTGCGAGAGCGATTTGCGCATCCTGCGCTTTCTCAGGCGCGCGCGCAACGTCGGCTTTTCGATCGAGGAAATTCGGGAACTGCTTTCGCCTCTGGCGAATCCGGCGCAAAGAACAGCGGAGGCCCGCGTGCTGGTGCAGGCGTGCATCGGAGAATTGGACCGTCGCATCGAGCAAGCGGTCGCCATGCGCGACGCTCTTAATCATCTGGCACGGACTTGCGACGGAAAACACAAGCATTGA
- a CDS encoding isoprenylcysteine carboxylmethyltransferase family protein has protein sequence MEDMNGFARHYGHWGLVVVIVVAVSWILYRFAAPRGWREWAGTGLLQAFIIALYAEMYGFPLTIYLLTGFLGIDIPLDAMPGHLWSALLGYGMVGGMIEMLLGGVFILFGLLLLIVGWRSVYRARQEGRFARDGLYGVVRHPQYTGIMLAVFGQIVHWPTVITLALFPAIVLVYVRLARKEEQDMIARFGAAYQEYMRQVPRFFPRRGEWGRLFEAIRV, from the coding sequence ATGGAAGACATGAACGGATTTGCCCGCCACTATGGCCACTGGGGATTGGTCGTCGTGATCGTCGTGGCGGTGTCCTGGATACTGTATCGATTCGCTGCGCCACGAGGCTGGCGCGAGTGGGCCGGCACCGGCCTGCTCCAGGCGTTCATCATCGCACTCTATGCGGAGATGTACGGTTTTCCGTTGACCATCTATCTGTTGACCGGCTTCCTCGGTATCGACATTCCGCTTGACGCCATGCCCGGACATCTGTGGAGCGCGCTGCTCGGCTACGGCATGGTCGGCGGCATGATTGAAATGCTTCTCGGCGGCGTCTTTATCCTGTTCGGATTGTTGCTGCTGATCGTCGGCTGGAGAAGCGTGTACCGGGCAAGGCAGGAAGGACGCTTTGCCAGAGATGGCCTCTATGGCGTGGTTCGCCATCCGCAATATACCGGCATCATGCTGGCCGTATTCGGTCAGATCGTGCATTGGCCGACCGTCATTACCTTGGCGCTCTTTCCTGCAATTGTGCTTGTGTATGTCCGGCTCGCGCGCAAGGAGGAACAAGACATGATCGCGCGCTTCGGCGCGGCGTACCAGGAGTATATGCGGCAGGTTCCGCGGTTCTTTCCGCGTCGTGGCGAGTGGGGCCGGCTATTCGAAGCAATCAGGGTATGA
- a CDS encoding DUF2933 domain-containing protein gives MCSVKTIVKVALGIGALLILGYLLFPESRALIAAAAPYLLILACPLGMYFMMKDKNTPEEREPERDGK, from the coding sequence ATGTGCAGCGTAAAGACCATAGTCAAGGTCGCGCTCGGGATAGGAGCGTTACTTATCCTCGGATATCTGCTGTTTCCGGAATCGCGAGCATTGATCGCGGCTGCGGCGCCGTATCTGCTAATACTGGCATGCCCGCTGGGGATGTACTTCATGATGAAGGACAAGAATACGCCGGAAGAAAGGGAACCGGAGCGCGACGGGAAGTGA
- a CDS encoding flagellar basal body rod protein FlgB, with protein MIGPFSGQAKPKFHERALGLRAYRQELLASNIENSDTPGYKTVDIDINTAIKSGRP; from the coding sequence ATTATTGGACCTTTTTCTGGTCAGGCGAAACCCAAGTTCCATGAGCGCGCATTAGGTCTGAGGGCATATCGTCAGGAATTGCTTGCTTCGAATATTGAAAATTCTGACACGCCGGGGTACAAAACTGTAGACATCGACATTAACACTGCTATCAAAAGTGGCCGGCCATGA
- the fdxA gene encoding ferredoxin FdxA — protein MTYIVTEACIRCKYTDCVEVCPVDAFREGPNFLAIDPDTCIDCSLCVPECPVEAIFPDSHVPEEQNVFIQLNCDLAGKWKVIVRPRPPLPDADYWARITKKLIYLER, from the coding sequence ATGACCTACATAGTTACCGAAGCGTGCATCAGATGCAAGTACACTGATTGTGTTGAGGTTTGTCCTGTGGATGCATTCAGAGAGGGGCCGAATTTCCTTGCGATCGACCCCGATACGTGTATCGATTGCAGTCTGTGTGTGCCCGAATGTCCCGTAGAGGCTATTTTTCCAGATAGTCATGTGCCCGAAGAACAGAACGTATTTATTCAGCTGAACTGTGATCTGGCGGGTAAATGGAAAGTGATCGTGAGGCCGAGACCTCCTCTTCCAGACGCTGACTATTGGGCTCGAATTACCAAAAAGTTAATTTATCTTGAGCGGTGA
- a CDS encoding NAD(P)/FAD-dependent oxidoreductase, which translates to MHANNENVPLWDVIIVGGGPAGMNAALVLGRCRRKVLMFDEGVPRNAVSHALHGFLSRDGIHPSELRAIARQELKEYPSVKVDDDRIVDAIRTDIGFSVTSRDGRVFFARKLLLAGGVVDELPQQPGFRELYGVGLFHCPYCDGWEMRDQPLAVYGRGDQKGGGLALEMTHWSRDIVLCTDGDSELSNQFRQRLIANGVELREEPILRLEILANTPYSASFDIVFSSGSTLRRSAFFFNTGRQQSTDLAKRLGCDMFDPKGCEIDNDQQMTPVPGLYVAGDASRDVLQVIVAAAEGAQAAIGINTALLKEDLK; encoded by the coding sequence ATGCACGCCAATAACGAAAATGTTCCACTTTGGGATGTCATTATAGTCGGCGGAGGGCCGGCTGGAATGAACGCCGCCTTGGTTCTCGGCAGATGTCGGCGAAAAGTGTTGATGTTTGATGAAGGTGTTCCACGCAATGCTGTATCTCATGCCTTGCATGGTTTTTTGAGCCGGGATGGCATTCACCCGTCGGAACTTCGTGCAATAGCCCGGCAAGAGCTAAAAGAATATCCTTCGGTTAAGGTTGACGATGACCGGATAGTTGACGCAATACGTACGGATATCGGTTTTTCAGTAACTAGTCGAGATGGCCGAGTTTTCTTCGCACGCAAACTGCTACTCGCAGGCGGTGTTGTCGACGAACTGCCACAGCAGCCAGGGTTTCGCGAGCTTTACGGGGTAGGGCTGTTTCATTGCCCTTATTGTGATGGATGGGAGATGCGCGACCAACCTCTTGCAGTGTATGGCCGCGGAGATCAGAAGGGAGGCGGTCTTGCACTTGAGATGACTCATTGGAGTCGAGACATTGTACTGTGCACCGACGGCGATTCCGAGCTGAGCAACCAATTCCGTCAGCGTCTTATCGCCAACGGTGTCGAACTGCGAGAAGAGCCGATTCTACGTTTAGAAATTCTCGCTAATACACCGTATTCCGCCTCGTTCGATATCGTGTTTTCGTCGGGATCAACACTGCGCCGCTCAGCATTCTTTTTCAATACCGGCCGACAGCAGTCGACCGATCTGGCAAAGCGCCTTGGTTGTGACATGTTCGACCCGAAAGGATGTGAAATTGACAACGATCAGCAAATGACGCCTGTTCCGGGGCTTTACGTTGCTGGCGATGCATCGCGTGATGTTTTGCAGGTGATCGTTGCAGCAGCTGAGGGAGCTCAGGCAGCTATCGGGATCAACACAGCGTTGCTGAAAGAAGATTTAAAGTGA
- the fdx gene encoding ISC system 2Fe-2S type ferredoxin, which yields MPKIEVYANPDYAPEGASFEVQSGKSLCDALLEHGIEIEHACGKVGACTTCHVIVRAGASSLPVATDKEEDMLDRAWGLEPTSRLSCQAAARTTDLVIEIPRYSINHAKELP from the coding sequence ATGCCGAAAATAGAAGTTTATGCAAATCCAGACTATGCTCCCGAAGGTGCATCTTTCGAAGTTCAATCTGGAAAGTCGCTGTGTGATGCGCTCCTCGAGCATGGGATCGAGATTGAACATGCCTGTGGTAAAGTCGGCGCGTGTACGACATGCCATGTGATCGTAAGGGCGGGCGCAAGTTCGCTTCCCGTGGCAACCGATAAAGAGGAGGACATGCTCGACCGTGCATGGGGGCTTGAGCCGACATCCCGGCTCTCATGCCAAGCGGCCGCCAGGACTACTGACTTGGTTATCGAAATACCGAGATATTCGATAAATCATGCGAAGGAACTACCGTGA
- a CDS encoding DUF2933 domain-containing protein — translation MCSLKTMLKIGVMMSAITGLLYISVPEIRSLILTAAPTLVFLLCPISMFLGMRLMGGKGCESREAEQQKAASLVSIDKREPALGEFKR, via the coding sequence ATGTGTAGCTTAAAAACCATGCTTAAGATCGGTGTAATGATGTCAGCCATCACAGGTCTCCTGTATATATCGGTACCAGAAATACGGTCGTTGATTCTTACGGCTGCGCCTACACTTGTTTTTCTCCTGTGTCCTATTTCCATGTTCTTGGGAATGAGGCTAATGGGAGGTAAAGGATGCGAATCTCGCGAAGCAGAACAGCAAAAAGCTGCCTCTCTGGTGTCTATTGACAAGCGCGAGCCGGCCTTGGGTGAATTTAAGCGGTAA
- a CDS encoding NADH-quinone oxidoreductase subunit A, giving the protein MLEQSVSAYGMAGLIVLIAAGMGLLAFAISGKSREPQREPSPPAAWAQFHIGFPVYALIFLAFDMEMIFMYPWAVVFADLGISAFLDMLVFIALLSTGILYAWAMGGLKWE; this is encoded by the coding sequence ATGCTTGAACAGAGTGTATCGGCCTACGGCATGGCTGGCCTCATCGTGCTCATTGCTGCGGGCATGGGACTCCTGGCGTTCGCGATCTCGGGCAAGAGTCGAGAGCCGCAACGCGAACCCAGTCCGCCAGCTGCCTGGGCCCAATTCCACATCGGCTTTCCCGTGTATGCGCTGATCTTTCTCGCTTTCGATATGGAAATGATCTTCATGTACCCTTGGGCCGTCGTGTTCGCCGACCTCGGCATTTCCGCCTTCCTCGACATGCTGGTTTTTATCGCCTTGCTCTCGACCGGCATCCTGTATGCCTGGGCAATGGGTGGCCTTAAATGGGAATAG
- a CDS encoding complex I subunit 1 family protein, with product MGIAGKTLLVTLALLAGAWVSGRIERVLMRGEPGAMHQAGTAAVHLGRRDRWLYPIGPAVALAAVLLGAVVMPFGPALVGEDLQIGVFYFIVVIDFAVLGIALSGWGANTGHAVEACYRAVAQLVAYVVPLGMAVVGTIMMAKSLSTTRIVEAQQGVWFIVLQPLGFALYLVTGLMQCYRAPFLEPFADSVVGGVLGVSTGPEALIWRLALSGLLLLVAAMGAVLFLGGWSGPWLPAPLWMALKTLGLMILMLAGGRMVRPLSVARMLGLSWKVLIPLGLANVLLVGGLILLKIGPTG from the coding sequence ATGGGAATAGCCGGCAAAACCCTTCTGGTCACGTTGGCGCTGCTCGCAGGGGCCTGGGTGAGCGGACGCATTGAACGGGTGCTGATGCGCGGGGAGCCGGGGGCCATGCATCAGGCGGGAACCGCGGCCGTCCACCTGGGTCGACGGGACCGCTGGCTGTATCCGATCGGTCCCGCGGTCGCGCTGGCCGCGGTCTTGCTCGGCGCCGTCGTGATGCCGTTTGGACCGGCACTGGTCGGCGAGGACTTGCAGATTGGCGTGTTTTATTTCATCGTCGTGATCGACTTCGCCGTGCTCGGCATTGCCCTGTCCGGCTGGGGTGCCAACACAGGCCACGCGGTCGAGGCTTGCTATCGCGCGGTGGCCCAGCTCGTGGCTTACGTCGTGCCTCTCGGTATGGCCGTGGTCGGTACGATCATGATGGCAAAGTCCCTGTCCACGACACGCATCGTCGAGGCGCAGCAGGGAGTATGGTTCATCGTACTGCAGCCGCTCGGTTTCGCGCTATACCTCGTGACAGGGCTGATGCAGTGTTATCGGGCACCGTTCCTGGAACCGTTCGCGGATAGCGTGGTAGGTGGCGTGCTCGGCGTCAGCACCGGGCCAGAAGCCTTGATTTGGCGGCTTGCGCTGTCGGGCCTACTGCTGCTGGTAGCCGCCATGGGCGCGGTGCTGTTCCTCGGCGGATGGTCGGGCCCATGGCTTCCGGCCCCATTATGGATGGCGCTGAAGACGCTGGGACTAATGATCCTGATGCTCGCCGGCGGGCGAATGGTCCGGCCCTTGAGTGTGGCCAGAATGCTGGGGCTGTCATGGAAGGTGCTGATTCCCCTGGGCTTGGCAAATGTGCTGCTGGTCGGCGGTCTCATTTTGTTGAAGATCGGACCCACTGGATGA
- a CDS encoding NADH-quinone oxidoreductase subunit J: protein MNVEQTAVLVAFGLCAFLALAGALGMATTMSMFRSGIFLMASFIGVGGLFILLAADLMGLLQIMMYIGGMLVMILFMVLFMHDPGGSMMAGMPDMMSPIERFFSRGLQPEPEPDEKADDDTGSSLKEDAGHDAMNRDEMDHADKAAGHGSHGGMDHAHMDHGSTSCGDMDKMGDMGGMDMDMSMVTPVRPVAAWGAAAIGIGLFALLLLRPDWPVAGQHPNPDSARAVGMMLMHKYMIAFEGAGFLILLGIFGAVFLARTNQHAEAPGRALPVARPEDPPPAESGPAPGHEEGKWS, encoded by the coding sequence ATGAATGTGGAACAGACAGCAGTGCTGGTTGCCTTCGGCTTATGTGCCTTCCTCGCGCTCGCCGGTGCGCTCGGCATGGCGACCACGATGAGCATGTTCCGCAGCGGCATATTCCTGATGGCATCGTTCATTGGCGTGGGCGGCTTATTCATCCTGCTCGCCGCCGACTTGATGGGGCTGCTTCAAATCATGATGTACATCGGCGGCATGCTGGTCATGATCCTGTTCATGGTGCTGTTCATGCACGATCCCGGCGGGTCCATGATGGCGGGCATGCCGGACATGATGAGCCCGATCGAGCGCTTCTTCAGTCGGGGTCTCCAACCGGAGCCGGAGCCGGACGAGAAGGCCGATGACGATACTGGCAGCAGTCTGAAGGAGGACGCGGGTCACGACGCGATGAATCGTGACGAGATGGACCATGCAGACAAGGCGGCCGGCCACGGCTCGCACGGTGGCATGGACCACGCCCATATGGACCATGGCAGTACGTCATGCGGCGACATGGACAAGATGGGGGACATGGGCGGCATGGACATGGACATGTCGATGGTGACGCCGGTGCGCCCCGTCGCCGCTTGGGGTGCGGCGGCCATCGGAATCGGCCTGTTCGCGCTGTTGCTGCTGCGTCCCGACTGGCCGGTGGCAGGGCAACACCCCAATCCCGACTCGGCCCGTGCGGTCGGCATGATGCTGATGCACAAATACATGATCGCGTTCGAGGGCGCCGGCTTCCTGATCCTGCTCGGCATCTTTGGCGCCGTGTTTCTTGCGCGCACCAACCAGCATGCCGAGGCGCCCGGACGCGCACTGCCGGTCGCGCGCCCAGAAGATCCGCCGCCAGCAGAGTCTGGCCCCGCCCCCGGCCACGAGGAAGGAAAGTGGTCATGA
- the nuoK gene encoding NADH-quinone oxidoreductase subunit NuoK: MTIPPTAYLLVSAALFAIGVYTVVAQRSAVMILMGIELLLNAAGLNVIAFWRFVQPDDYSGQIFLIMLVTVGAVEMAVGLAIMLLLYRQRKDVQVDSYTELKG, translated from the coding sequence ATGACAATACCGCCGACTGCCTACCTGCTGGTCAGCGCTGCGCTATTCGCGATCGGCGTATATACCGTGGTCGCACAACGCTCGGCCGTGATGATCCTGATGGGAATCGAGCTGCTGCTCAATGCCGCTGGCCTGAACGTCATCGCATTCTGGCGCTTCGTGCAGCCGGACGACTATTCCGGGCAGATTTTCCTCATCATGCTGGTGACCGTCGGCGCCGTCGAAATGGCTGTCGGCCTGGCGATCATGCTTCTGCTTTACCGCCAGCGCAAGGATGTCCAGGTCGACAGCTATACGGAGCTCAAGGGATGA
- a CDS encoding NADH-quinone oxidoreductase subunit L yields MSALLLAVPLLPLIASLVVWSLPQGVAQHYPRLPPILVIGATGAALGALLLLHGTRTTVRAVWFKSGGRVLQAGLELGGLSWSMAVLVAAVALAVLVYGAGYMRGEPLRARFFAELGLFVGAMLALVLASSFVLLFAAWELVGVASWLLIGFHHREPGSASAAAKAFLMTRIGDVGFLLGWLLVLDATGTTDIARFLELASAGALPPAFATLLALLFFSAAVGKSAQLPLSLWLPDAMVAPTPVSALLHSATMVAAGVYLMLRLYPLLAATADARAVIFWLGLLSAATGALLATAQTDLKRLLAWSTISQLGEMLLAVGLGAPYAAALHLVAHGLFKSTLFMCAGSIDKHAGTRDLRELGGIWRVLPVTAACFAVGALALAGIEPLFTETSHDAILGAAWRTGPAQGLAVLALLLLAGMYIGRAAALLLWGPTRAGEGNTGAVGRTMRLGMLGTAFGAALITPLLKGMGPLLPFSPVASSSLAVHLGALGAGAGGLLLGAASAWRRGAAPVLGTAVLRLQSPLVGLVSAACALVWNMAAAAETLERWLDGVVRHLVAAAYTISGSGRRGLAGIESALDASAGGLARTARSLADGTEQAESSAFAAAADALAGLLQAGGGRMRAVQTGKLYLYTLGLFAWTMVVLVAAALLYLK; encoded by the coding sequence ATGAGCGCGCTGCTCCTGGCGGTGCCGCTGTTGCCGCTGATAGCCAGCCTCGTCGTGTGGTCGCTGCCGCAGGGCGTTGCGCAACACTATCCGCGCTTGCCGCCCATACTCGTGATCGGCGCAACGGGGGCCGCGCTCGGTGCACTGCTGCTTTTGCACGGCACGCGGACCACAGTGCGCGCTGTCTGGTTTAAAAGTGGCGGGCGAGTGCTGCAGGCGGGCCTCGAGCTTGGCGGCCTGAGCTGGTCGATGGCGGTACTGGTGGCTGCGGTCGCGCTCGCGGTGCTGGTCTACGGCGCCGGCTACATGCGCGGTGAGCCCTTGCGCGCGCGCTTCTTTGCCGAACTCGGTCTGTTCGTCGGCGCCATGCTCGCACTGGTGCTGGCCAGTTCCTTCGTCCTGCTGTTTGCGGCATGGGAGCTGGTCGGGGTGGCATCGTGGCTGCTGATCGGCTTCCACCATCGGGAGCCGGGCTCGGCATCAGCAGCCGCCAAGGCCTTCCTGATGACACGCATCGGCGACGTCGGCTTCCTGCTCGGCTGGCTGCTGGTGCTTGACGCTACCGGCACCACGGATATCGCCCGCTTCCTCGAACTGGCCAGTGCCGGGGCCCTGCCGCCGGCGTTCGCCACCTTGCTAGCGCTGCTGTTCTTCAGTGCCGCTGTCGGCAAGAGTGCTCAGCTGCCGCTGTCGCTCTGGCTGCCGGACGCAATGGTCGCGCCAACCCCGGTATCGGCGCTACTGCACTCGGCCACGATGGTAGCGGCTGGCGTCTACCTGATGCTGCGCCTGTACCCGCTGCTGGCAGCGACGGCGGACGCGCGCGCGGTCATTTTCTGGCTCGGCCTCCTGAGCGCCGCCACTGGCGCCCTGCTGGCCACCGCACAGACTGACCTCAAGCGCCTTCTTGCCTGGTCGACCATCTCGCAGCTGGGCGAGATGCTGCTTGCTGTCGGACTCGGGGCGCCGTACGCTGCCGCGTTGCACCTGGTCGCACATGGCCTGTTCAAGTCGACGCTGTTCATGTGCGCTGGCAGCATCGACAAACATGCGGGCACGCGCGACCTGCGCGAGCTCGGCGGGATCTGGCGGGTATTGCCTGTCACTGCGGCCTGTTTTGCCGTCGGCGCGCTGGCACTGGCCGGCATCGAACCCTTGTTCACCGAAACCAGCCACGACGCCATCCTCGGCGCCGCCTGGCGTACGGGCCCGGCTCAAGGGCTTGCTGTGCTGGCGCTGCTGCTGCTGGCCGGCATGTACATCGGCCGCGCCGCGGCGCTGCTTCTGTGGGGACCGACCAGGGCGGGCGAAGGCAATACAGGCGCGGTCGGCCGCACCATGCGACTGGGCATGCTGGGGACGGCATTTGGCGCGGCCCTGATCACGCCGCTTCTCAAGGGTATGGGGCCGCTGTTGCCTTTTTCTCCCGTCGCGTCCTCCTCTCTCGCGGTTCACCTGGGCGCGCTGGGTGCCGGCGCCGGCGGCCTGCTGCTGGGCGCGGCCAGCGCCTGGCGGCGCGGCGCCGCGCCAGTACTCGGGACGGCGGTGTTGAGGCTGCAAAGCCCCCTCGTGGGCCTGGTGAGCGCGGCCTGCGCATTGGTCTGGAATATGGCAGCCGCCGCCGAGACCCTGGAACGCTGGCTGGACGGCGTGGTCCGCCATCTGGTGGCCGCCGCCTACACGATTTCAGGCAGCGGTCGCAGGGGCCTAGCCGGCATTGAGTCCGCACTCGACGCCAGCGCAGGCGGCCTGGCACGAACCGCCCGCTCCCTGGCCGACGGCACCGAACAAGCAGAAAGTTCGGCCTTCGCCGCCGCGGCCGATGCGCTTGCAGGTCTGTTGCAGGCCGGTGGCGGCCGGATGCGCGCCGTGCAGACCGGCAAACTGTACCTGTACACCTTGGGACTTTTCGCCTGGACCATGGTGGTGCTGGTGGCCGCAGCGCTGCTCTACCTCAAATAG
- a CDS encoding NuoM family protein: protein MLSLTIFLPLFSGLVLLVLPGLRPSLVRRLALAGALATLVLAVLLWSGFDPATKSLQWRETLPWIPSIGASYDVALDGISLALLMLTAVLLVAVMVYVLPEHGERTRLHAFLFLLLGTGLMGVFASRDLLLFYLFFEIGLVPMYFIIGIWGGERRSYAAMKFFLYTRAGSLAMLLGFLALYLSMTPHTFSLPAIIAARPLASSPGAAAAVFFALLFGFGVKLPAFPLHNWLPDAHVEAPTEGSVVLAGLQLKMGGYGMLAILLPTMPGTVARFAWLVIPLALVSLLYGSLAALGQRDLKRLVAYTSVNHMAFVLLALPVAGLGIVGGNPDLAHLAVNGAAVQMVSHGLLTGAMFLMIGMLQHRAGTRDIDRFGDLLGRLPGYAGLFAVLSFGSLGLPGLSGFIAEFQVIGATLLISMWIGAIAVLGLVITTGLYLHMLGRLLLGKPPEAMPDLPPMSMHESWSAGTLAALSVLIGVLPGTIMPMIAAASSALAGS from the coding sequence ATGCTCAGTCTCACCATCTTTCTTCCCTTGTTCAGCGGCCTGGTGCTGCTGGTGCTGCCCGGCTTGCGTCCATCGCTGGTACGCCGCCTCGCGCTGGCAGGAGCGCTTGCGACCCTGGTGCTGGCGGTGCTGCTGTGGTCCGGCTTCGATCCCGCGACGAAGAGCCTGCAGTGGCGCGAGACGTTGCCCTGGATCCCGAGCATCGGCGCCAGCTACGATGTTGCACTGGACGGTATTTCCCTCGCGTTGCTGATGCTCACGGCAGTGCTCCTTGTTGCCGTGATGGTGTACGTCCTTCCTGAACACGGCGAACGGACACGCCTGCACGCCTTCCTGTTCCTGCTGCTGGGGACCGGCCTGATGGGGGTGTTCGCTTCACGCGACCTGCTGCTGTTCTACCTGTTCTTCGAGATCGGCCTGGTGCCGATGTATTTCATTATCGGCATCTGGGGCGGCGAACGCCGGTCCTACGCCGCCATGAAATTTTTCCTATATACCCGTGCGGGTAGCCTGGCGATGCTGCTTGGCTTTCTGGCGCTGTATTTATCGATGACGCCGCATACCTTTTCCCTGCCGGCGATCATCGCGGCCCGGCCCTTGGCCAGCTCACCGGGTGCGGCAGCGGCTGTCTTTTTCGCTCTGCTATTTGGCTTCGGGGTCAAGCTGCCGGCCTTCCCGCTACATAACTGGTTGCCCGACGCCCACGTCGAGGCGCCCACCGAGGGCAGCGTCGTGCTCGCGGGCCTTCAACTGAAGATGGGGGGATATGGCATGCTGGCAATTCTGTTGCCGACAATGCCGGGTACGGTGGCGCGCTTTGCCTGGCTCGTCATTCCGCTGGCGCTGGTCTCGCTTCTGTACGGCTCGCTCGCCGCGCTGGGCCAGCGCGACCTCAAGCGGCTGGTAGCCTACACCTCGGTCAACCACATGGCCTTCGTGCTGCTGGCATTGCCGGTCGCAGGGCTCGGCATAGTCGGCGGCAACCCCGACCTGGCGCACCTCGCCGTGAATGGGGCCGCGGTCCAGATGGTCAGTCACGGCCTGCTGACCGGGGCAATGTTCTTAATGATAGGCATGCTTCAGCATCGCGCCGGCACCCGCGACATCGACCGCTTCGGCGACCTTCTGGGTCGCTTGCCGGGCTACGCCGGGCTGTTTGCCGTACTGTCGTTCGGCTCGCTAGGCCTGCCGGGGCTGTCAGGATTCATCGCCGAGTTCCAGGTGATCGGCGCCACCCTGCTAATAAGTATGTGGATCGGCGCCATCGCCGTGCTGGGCCTGGTCATCACCACCGGCCTCTACCTGCACATGCTCGGCAGGCTGTTATTGGGCAAACCGCCGGAAGCAATGCCGGATCTGCCCCCAATGTCCATGCACGAGTCGTGGAGCGCCGGTACGCTGGCGGCCCTGTCGGTACTGATCGGCGTGCTGCCCGGCACGATCATGCCAATGATCGCGGCCGCGTCCTCCGCCTTGGCGGGCTCCTGA